CACTGATCATGCCATCTCGTGGAGACTAATAGCCTCACGAACCTCACCAAGATTTTCCACATCGTCCACTAAAATTAAACCACCCTCTCGTAAGAGCGGGATACAAGCTCGAATTTCACGAAGCGTGTAATTCCGCTCATGCCAACCGTCGAGTAAAATAAAGTCTGCTTTCGAAACGCCCAAGCGCGCTAGGTTCGGCATCAAGTCTTCACAACTTGGCTGCCAATGTGGCTGATTCTTGTCCAGGCTATATTTTGTGACCATCAAGTTATTTTTCTGCAGACCAAAATGAGACAAAAGTCGCATGACAATCCGCTGAGGATTATCGGCCACGCCGCCCATCGAATAATTGGGGTCCACGGAAACCATCAATGAGTCTGGGTGGGCCGACACAATTAAATTGGAAAACCATGCCAAAGAGGCGCCAAAGCAATTGCCAACCTGGAGCGCAACCAATGGCTTGTCAGTTTGGAGATGTTCTTTTAAAGCATCGGTGCAGGCCTGCAGTGAAGGCTTAGGCATGGACCACTCGCGAATCATCGGTTCAGCCAAACCCTGCCCCGTTAAAAATCGTATTGCCGCCTCATAATCGTAGGTAGTGGAAATGCACTGGCCTAGTAAAAAATCTGCCAGTTGCCCGAGCTGCTCAGCTCTAGCTGGTTTTCCATTAAAGCTGGCTGCCTTAGCCTGTTCACGAAGAATAATAACTTCCAATAGGTTGATGGGTCCTGAACCGGACTAAAATGTGAAACCACCGTTGGAATCAGAAGAGAGCTTGGAAAGTCGACCTTTCAATGCGGATATTGCGTCCTCAAGAGAAGCAGGTGTTAGCTCTAACAAGGATCCCACTTGTTTTTGAATAGACTCTAAATTGGTACTCATGCTTTTCTCCGGGACTTCAAGGTTTCGCCTCTGCCCACAGACTAGATTTCAATCGTACAAAAACCAAGAAATTACATTCCCTTATTCAGGCAAAGCATAGGTGCAGGTTGCATGAGCCACCGCATCCTCTTGCCCTTCTGAGAAAATAAAAACATCACCAAAAGCCAACCGGCGCCCAAGCTTTACAACCTTTGCTTTTGCAACCAGCTCTTTCGCTGCAGGCTTTCTCAAAAAGTTAATTGTCAAATTAGAAGTCACCGCCATGGGCTCCAAACCAATCTTACTAAGAAGCGCAATGTAAAACGCGTAATCCGCGATGGCCATCATGGCCGGGCCACTGATGGTACCGCCCGGACGTAAAAGCTTTTGCTGCGCCGCAAGCGACACACTTGCCTCTCCTTGCCCGATGCTTTCAATCTCTGCACCAAGAATAGAAACAAGCGGCAACTCGGCATCGCAGATGGCCTTGACTTCTTCTTTGGTAACTTTAGGCATAAGCCTCTTCTATCGCATTTTTGGTGGCAAATAAAAGCCAACAAAATCAGGCACTTAAGAGTTTCCCGGCTCGAGCCTTGTCCTGGCGCGTCAAAAATCTTAGGAACTGTTTCTAAAGACTTTCCTGGGAGCACAGATCATGGCCATTGCATCGTTTAATCCACCCGCACGAACCCTTATGGGACCCGGTCCCTCCGACATTCACCCGCGCGTTCTTCAAGCTTTGAGCCGCCCAACCATCGGGCACCTTGATCCGCGCTTTGTGGAAATGATGGATGAGGTCAAAGAACTTCTCCAGTACGCCTTTCAAACCAAAAACGCATTGACCATGCCAGTATCCGCTCCAGGTAGCGCCGGTATGGAAACATGCCTGGTTAACCTCCTTGAGCCCGGCGACAAAATCGTAGTCTGCACCAACGGGGTATTTGGCGGACGCATGAAAGCCATTGTTGAACGCTGCGGCGCCACGGCCATTGAAGTGGTTGATGATTGGGGCAAGCCCGTCGATCCACAAAAAGTAGAAGATGCTCTCAAGAACAACGACGGTGTGAAAGCTGTAGCCTTTGTTCACGCTGAAACATCAACAGGCGCTATGTCTGATGCCAAGGCAATTTCAGAAGCAGCAAAACGACATGGTGCACTTGTCATTGCGGATACCGTTACATCACTTGGCGGCTCACCTCTTAAGGTAGACGAATGGAAACTGGATGCAGTGTATTCAGGCAGTCAAAAATGTCTTTCCTGCACGCCCGGCCTAAGCCCCATCACGCTCAGCGATGAGGCAGCTGAAGTTATCAAAAATCGAAAAACGCCAGTTCAGAGTTGGTTTCTCGATTTGAGCTTGGTGATGGGTTATTGGGGTCCCGGTGCAAAGCGAAGCTATCACCATACTGCTCCTGTCAACGCACTCTACTCACTCCACGAATCACTGGTAA
The nucleotide sequence above comes from Deltaproteobacteria bacterium. Encoded proteins:
- a CDS encoding class I SAM-dependent methyltransferase, whose product is MEVIILREQAKAASFNGKPARAEQLGQLADFLLGQCISTTYDYEAAIRFLTGQGLAEPMIREWSMPKPSLQACTDALKEHLQTDKPLVALQVGNCFGASLAWFSNLIVSAHPDSLMVSVDPNYSMGGVADNPQRIVMRLLSHFGLQKNNLMVTKYSLDKNQPHWQPSCEDLMPNLARLGVSKADFILLDGWHERNYTLREIRACIPLLREGGLILVDDVENLGEVREAISLHEMA
- a CDS encoding alanine--glyoxylate aminotransferase family protein, producing the protein MAIASFNPPARTLMGPGPSDIHPRVLQALSRPTIGHLDPRFVEMMDEVKELLQYAFQTKNALTMPVSAPGSAGMETCLVNLLEPGDKIVVCTNGVFGGRMKAIVERCGATAIEVVDDWGKPVDPQKVEDALKNNDGVKAVAFVHAETSTGAMSDAKAISEAAKRHGALVIADTVTSLGGSPLKVDEWKLDAVYSGSQKCLSCTPGLSPITLSDEAAEVIKNRKTPVQSWFLDLSLVMGYWGPGAKRSYHHTAPVNALYSLHESLVMLQEEGLENSWARHAKNHEALKAGLNAMGIDFIVEEQYRLPQLNAVTIPEGTDDPAVRKLLLERYNLEIGGGLGALAGKVWRIGQMGAASNPKNITLCLSALETAISDLGGKVERGAALAAAAKVYG
- a CDS encoding PaaI family thioesterase; the protein is MPKVTKEEVKAICDAELPLVSILGAEIESIGQGEASVSLAAQQKLLRPGGTISGPAMMAIADYAFYIALLSKIGLEPMAVTSNLTINFLRKPAAKELVAKAKVVKLGRRLAFGDVFIFSEGQEDAVAHATCTYALPE